The genomic segment GTAGCGGGGAAGTATGACATGGTGTTCATGGACTACAGCACGAACGAAAAGGCAAAGAACAACATCTCACGACATCACAGTACATGTATTTTaggaatgaaacaaacagaaggaGATTCCATGGATCTGACAATGAAGTCGGTCATTTTTAATATAGATGTACTTCACTGTTTCAGGAGGAGAACCTGACCACACTGGATGCTGCACCCCAGAAGAGGATCTCAAAGCTAGATCTGAAGATCCAGTCGCTCCTGGAGATGATCTGTGACATCAAAGCCATGGAGGAGTGTGTGCTGGAGATGAAGTTTGACACGAAAAAAGCTCCTCTCGGTCAGTCTGACGAAATCAAAATCCCATCTTTCAGTCCCTTTTTCATCCTTTAATGTCTAAAGGGTTTAAATGCTATATAGAGCACTTACAGCGTTTTACAAAGACCCCATTAAACAACTTCTCAGTCATAATTTAAGCTCCACATTTCCACCTCACTGTATGCATAGATTTGACTCATGATAAACGTGTggtttgattgatttgtttcatattttaaattcagCATTTTCCTTTGTCGAGTAGGAAAGCTGACGTCAGAGCAGATCCGAGCAGGCTACACAGCACTGAAGAAAATCGAGGACTGTCTGAAGAAGAAGGGCAGCGGTCGGGAGCTACTTGAAGCCTGCAACCAGTTCTACACCCGAATCCCTCACGACTTTGGGTAGGCGATATTTCTCTGTGAAGATAAAAGGATGCATCAGATGTAATCAGATGAATGAAAGGTGGCTGTTTCCTTCTTGTTGGAAGTAAAAAGCTGTATTTCAACAGGTTGAAAACACCTCCAATGATCCGATCAGAAGACGAGCTGAAGGAAAAAATAGCACTATTGGAGGTAAAGGGTTCTCCATTTATTGACGTCTTCAAATTCTCTATTTATTTCTTGAATGATGTCTTAGCTGCATACATtgatatatttctattttattgtgTCTTATGTATTTTTTCAGGCTCTGGGTGATATTCAGATAGCAGTGAAAATGGTTCAGTCCAGTGGAGACGGTGATGAACATCCTCTGGACCGACAGTACAGCTCTCTGAAGTGTCAGCTGCAGGCTCTGGACTCGGGCTGCGAGGAGTACACGGTTTGTGATTACTACTAATACTCTAAACTATGACTAAAGCGTAGGCTTGTCAGTATCAGTGAGGGTTAATTAGttaagtttagtttatttgcacattttctgaaggaagaatcaaacagaaaaaaaataaaaaaataaaaaaaaataaaacagatgtgcaggtgaggtagaaacccatgagggcttatctcaaaacctcaccttaagagaCTAAAccaagttaaaataaaatacagtaaaaataacaaagtaagaatatttactatcgCAAATACAATTTACCCCAATTGaaaattacatacaaacattgaaaacataaaaatagagcaaagcAGGACATACATTatgtagacaatataacaaaatcaggacaattcactattcactacaaatctttctgacatcaacacatttctgagtctcaatttgtatctagaaaaagacaaagaatcattaagtaaataaatatgcgTGTTCCATAATTTGACTCCACGGTATCTTATTGAGTCCTCGAGATGTACGACACATTGGGAGGTAGAGGTTTTTGGTTTGTCTTGCTGAGTAATAGTTCacttgagaattaaaaatgaaaaatgctttaaagctttCTGGCAAGTTTGCACTCatgtatttaactttaaaaatcaaaatacttATTTGAAGAGTATTGATATCAAAGATTGtcaatattataatatatatgcCCATACAATATTGCAATAAGTAAGATACGGATATATTAGGCTGTAATATAATGTTGAGATACAAGAAGAGTGTAATCCGATAATCCCGAGAGATTTTGTAACTTTACTACAGACAGAGATGATGTGATCTTTCCatgtatgaaatgaaataatgcTCTGCTCATAAATAATCATACAATACACTTACTATATGTAACCAAGTCCAAGAAAATGTATCACTTGGGGAAAATCAGAAAAATTCAGAGCCAGGATGTTTATAAACACTTTCCTCTTGCTTATTTGTATTCTTAAACCAAGTTActagatgtatttatttgttttgggcCAATCATATTACACCAAGAAGAAGTTGAACTAATGAAGGGCCTACCTACACTGTTTTTTGCACTGGCAGCATCCATTTCTTTTGTACAAAACCAACTGCAGTTCAGTGTTTCCAACCCCAAATTGTGAGGTAGCACGCAAACAGTAATAACATGTGTTTACATCTGTAACGTCAGTGGAACATCAGACAGTTTCATTTTCTTGTAGAGCTGCACTTCTGTATGAACTTCAAGTCGCCAACCAGATGAGGGTGTCCACTTTAAAGAAGCAGAATGAAAGAATCAAAGCAGCTGTAATGGAGCAGTACACGATTAAAATGCTGAGCCACAAATATTCATGAAGAAATGATTCTCCCCTTTTGGATCTGTTGATTTGTCCATGCAACTTGAGCTGCAGTAACCTGGTGATAGTTTGTGAGTgctgtgtttctcttctctgtgtgaAGGTGATAGAAAAGTATCTCCAGTCCACTCATGCACCCACCCACTCCGACTACACCATGACTGTCCTCGACATCTTCTCAGTGGACCGAGACGGGGAGAGCAACAACTTCCTGTCTCAGTTACACAACAGGTAAAATATGCTGACTACATAAATACTTCAAAGCTACTCTCAGTGCTGTGCTTCTTTTAAAATCCATATTTCTTTCATAAAGTCGTGCAGTGATGTCCATGAAGATATGGTGTATATGCTCTAAACATaatccacttcctgtctgtgtccGTCTATCAGGACTCTGCTGTGGCACGGTTCCCGCCTGTCTAACTGGGTTGGCATCCTCAGTCGAGGGCTGCGAGTGGCCCCCCCTGAAGCCCCCGTCACCGGTTACATGGTAGGAcagaaaaaatgcaaatatcGTCTTTCGACTTTTTTTGTAACAAAGTCTTTAATGGCTTTTAAAACACAGTCAGCAATGTTATATCAATACATTGTCGTGGTCGTTTTCtattttcatatttacatacatacattttatcacccccccccaccccacacacacacacacacctctggatACAATATTTATAATGCTAAGCTTTTTCTTGTCTAACAGATaatgattgttttttgtatGCTCAATATaacaatattctttttttttctaatgacaACACTTtccttgtttctctctttcatctAGTTTGGGAAAGGAATCTATTTCGCTGACATGTCGTCAAAGAGCGCCAACTACTGCTTTGCCAATCAGAACAACCACGTCGGACTGCTTCTTCTGTCTGAGGTGAGCTCATGTGCTTTTAACAGAGGCCAGATTAattattaaagtatttattaaaaaGCTGCTACGATGTGCGTATGGCTTTCCCATCATATATCAAGACCAGGAGCAGGTTGACTGTTGTCTGTTCAATGAGGCGAAGGCATTGTTTCAGTTCTCTTTAAAGCTTTTATATTCAGATGTTTTTCTATTTgaggaaatgtttcaaatcaTTGGGGTtaataatatttaatcaaaCTTGGTGCCtgtattttaaatatctttatCTTTCTCATGTTTGCTTTTTGACTGATGAAGACTCAGATGAAGTTGCCTTTTCCAGACTTATTACACTTTACCTTTAACGCCTTTTCATAATCTTAATAATCATAActttttacagcttttttttctttgagagtTTCATGATTTATAAAGAAGTAAGTACTGGgtgacattgtgtgtgtttgatagtGTAGGCTTTTCTTTAAAACTTTCTGGCTTATTTAGAAAGttaattttcattttgaaggttCAAGTCTTCCTGTTTCTTATATTTCTGATCATATAAAGCTGTTAAATGATCTTTCCAGCCAATTCTTAGAGAAGTGTTTGTTGTCAAAGTCGTCTGCTGAAGTCACTGGGAAAGTTAGACGGGGAAACTTTTCCTGTAAAGACAAAATGCACCACCAGTTGGTGCTAAGaggctgttttatttcactCCCTGTAGATCTCCACAACTCAcaataacaaagaaacacaacatgatttgaacatcacacacacacacgttgatgGTGGATGGCGCTGTTTAACgtcctctctttgtgtctgtgtgcggtCGCAGGTCGCCCTCGGGGACTGTAATGAGCTGCTGGACGCCGACTACGAGGCCGCTAATCTGCCTGCTGGCAAACACAGCACCAAAGGCCTGGGACAGACCGGACCTGACCCCAAAAACTCCGTCACTCTGTGAGTCTGTCGCGTTGCACACGCGTCACACAATTCATACAGGCCCCACATTGATTGAACTCGCTGTTACACAACAGAAATCATTACGTTATCTGAGAGTGAGGGTTTACATTAGGAAATGAAATACACGCTGataagcaaagaaacacaaatatgaCCTGTTTGTCATTTAGTCCTTTTGGTATGTTCTTCCCTGCTTTGTGTAcaaaatgatgacatcacatttATCACAcgtttgtgtttgatttgagatgttttttatttaatacttCAAATTGACAAAAAATAGAAGGTTGTTACATTTGGGCACCATTATGAGTGATACATTTAACTCAAAGACCCCCAGTGCCCCTCCTAGTGTTCATTAAATCTTTGTTCAGGACTGTTTTCAAGCCCTTTAAAggcatttttcatgttttttaggAGAGAAAGAAGCACTTTGGAGTGAAAGACCAAACACTAAACGCTGACCTCGGTTTGCTCCTCAGTGACTCATACATTAATGGACTGACCTTGCTTTGCTCTCGTTTGTTCTGCGCCCTCTCTCCTGCTCCGCTGCCTCTTCTCTGTGGATTTcaaaggctgaaaaaaaaaatcatgttttattatGTAACGGTCATCAGAGAGGGGAAACACCACAAGTTTCATGTAGTGATGTCCTTCAAATCTAAATCTAACAGACGATGCTTGATGTtttgctttgttgtgttttagcTTCAATCTTTAGATTAAAAAAGTTATGATGATGTCAAATGACCTGTAATGGTTTTAGGATCCTGGATTTGCTGTGAATGTGCTGCTTTTTTCACTTAAATGGTGGTTAACTGGATATTTCACAGTTTAAAACTCATGGTTTTTATGACATGGCCTGTTGCTGTACGATGTTgtgatggacattttttttttgactgttttctgagagTCAAAAACCCCAAACACAGAAAACCCTGATTTTGCAGGATTATGcaagaatgaaaataataattgaagCCCTACTCCTTGCTCATCATCTACAACAGAGCTGGAACATTAAGTCAAATTAAGGGAATTAAATCGAGCACAGATTTCACTGATCACTATTTGTGAGAACGTTTTGAAGCAAATACACCAACATTTCTGGGTTTAGTTTCTCCAAGCGTaaattattatgtttatttgtatgtaaaaaaaaaaaaaaaagctcagccACACAAGAGAAGATATTTGAGGACATCTTCAGATTTAAGACAAAAGGAATGGCTATTTTTCACTACAAAAAGAGGAAAGGTGACATTAATcaataataacaacacaaaaaaaaattgctctTATTGTATGTTAACTAAGAGATTATAAAAGCATATATATGTATTTTAGCTGCATCCCTTAGTATATTCTTCTGTTCCCATTACTGCCGACCCCTTTCCAAATCAtttgtatatacatatatatatatgttcagGCCTTTGCCTTTAtatagacaggacagtggatagagtaggagaccagggagagagagcggggagcAACATCAAGAAAGGAGCTCCAGGTGAAGCACAACATTCCCATATTGCtccatttgtattttttataatacttttcaacttttcagtCAGCAGCTGGTACTGTTCGTTCCTAACACTTCTCTCAAAGCATCTGAAGGGTTGATTTTGTATCGTTCAGGCATGGACTGAAAGCAGTGACTCTCTGAAAGGTTGAAAATCAGATTAAGATCAACCAGGAATTAATATTGTTGTTAAAACTTTGAGAACATTTCTTCACCAAAAGCTAATGGTCATTGttattcctcttcctctgcccGTCTGTCTCAGAGATGGCATGACGGTGCCGATGGGGCCGGGGGTGAAGACGAAGCTGGCGAGACAAAACGCTTACTCCCTCCTCTACAACGAGTTCATCGTTTACAACCCAGCGCAGACTCGCATGAGGTACCTGCTGCGGATCAAGTTCAACTACTCCTCCCTGTGGTGAGCTCGGTCTCATGTGGAGAGTTTGGAAGTTTGGCTCCCCACGATGAAGGATGAAAAATCAATCCGTTAATCTTCATGTAAAGTTAGGTACTGGTTTCTGGGATAAGATGTGAAACCTGAACATGTTGCTCTTTTGGGTGTGTAACAGAAGCGTGACCTTCTCAGTGATTTATAACTGCAAGATTTACAGGATAAATTGACAAGATGATCAACAGAACATTGTGGACAACAATTTAGACGCtcaattaaaaagtgaaaaaaacaaaaaaatgatcttGTTGCTGCTTCTAAAAAGAGCGGACTTATCTTTGTACCTGAGAACTCTGTAAGCTGAGTTCTTCCACAATTTTCTGGACAAAACGCTTTGGGGAAATTTTCGGAAATGACAGCATTTTTAAGTTCAGAGAGGGGGTTAGACAAATCTCAAGTTATTACATTTGAAAATAGGAATGTGAGTTTTTAGAAAATTAGAAAAGCATCAACTTACACTGCTTCTGTTCTTTCATACGGTGGCTTTTCGCTCTTATGTTATGATACCTTGTTCTTTATCAGTCAGAAGTTGATTTTGGGAAATGTAGAATAATTCTTGGTTCATAGCGAGAGACTTCAGGCTTTACTGTTCTGTTTCTGGAGCTTTGGGGAAAGTATTCATGTGATacagaatgaaaacattttgtactgctttttgtctgtttctgtctctgcttgTCTCCTCGTCAGTGTAAGCTGTAATGCATGCTACATGGTGATTTTAATTGCATTTAAGTCGTTTGATTCTGTGCTTTGTGAAACACAAACGGCCTTATGGATGTGATAGATTACAGCATCTTTCTTGGATGAATTAATGGAATGCTTTGGatggttttttttatgcatattTGACATGAGCATTTCTACTGAAGAATAACTATTAGCTCATTGAAGGTgtcttaataaataaaaaaaatagaaaatgaatgCCTCCATTTGTTTAGATCATTTTCAGGTGGGgcactgatggcctagcggttaggtttGCGGCCCATGTACAGTATGGAAGCTACATGCCGCCAagtgggcagcccgggttcaaatccgacctgtggctcctttcctgcatgtcattcccccactctctctctccctgatttcctactctatccactgacctctcaaataaaggcaaaaagccccaaaataaaatctttagaaaacaaacaaacttttaacATGCAACAATTTATtgtgttcaattttttttatgtaaaactgacacaaagacaaacttctgaaacagaaaaaaaagcgaTTGTCATGAGACGCACTTATAGAAGATACGGTAAAATGATAATAAAGGATATTTTTCATTGTGGGTACAGCTTGgagggtctgtgtgtgtgcgtgtgtgtgcgtgtgcgtgcgtgcgtgcgtgcgtgagtgtgtgagtgcgtgcgtgcgtgcgtgcgtgcgtgcgtgagtgtgtgagtgcgtgcgtgcgtgcgtgagtgtgtgagtgcgtgcgtgcgtgcgtgcgcgtgcgtgcgtgcgtgcgtgtgtccgTGCGTGCACTGTTTCATCTCCTCCCCAGCAGGTAGAGGAAGATGAGCACTATGTCCAGGTAGATTATGAGGGCAGCGCTGACGTATTCCTCTGGGTCCAGGCCTTCGCTCTTCTTCCCCATCAGCAGCTGAACGTCGATCATCAGGAACTGAtggaagcagaggaggaagtgaCAGGGTGAGAGAAAAGCTCCAGATAgaacatattttataaaaataaaaaaaaacagacagaaggatAATCAAGACAGATTCAAAAAGATAAATAAGAAAAAGTAAAGCTGGCTGAATTCCATTTAGCTGCGTCAGTTTCAGGCGCCTTGTAATGTGCAGTTTTATAAAGGTGTCACGTCAGATGTGATGTTGCACCAACATGTTCAAAGACTTGTGTGGGGCCATTTCAACATCTCCCAGAAATTAATGTAAAAGTCTTTCTGCTGTTTgacttcttcatttcttttgtgCCTTGCATTGAAGCCCAGAAAAACAAACCTAAGCAGACTCACTTCTACTTAATTGTGTAACTATTCCTTCCTGTAAACCTGCCTGCAGGCTGTAGTTCTGTTATCACATGTTACTTCCCTGCTGTTTAGTGTGCAAATGAACCTGAGACCTTTATGATGGGATTTTGCTCCTTCATGACGGTAAATGATGTTATTTGCCCTCACCAGCGCGAAAAGCAGGGCCCCCAGACATCCATAGGTGACATCAAGCACGTGCGAGATGTAGAAGGTGAGGAAGATGAAAAACACGATCATGTCCACAGCCAGAACCAGCAGAATGCCGTAACAGATGTTGAATTCAAAACGAgtctgcagaaaacacagagaggcatCAGTAAATGATTGTTTCATTAACACATTCTttatgtctgtattgtttaataaatggttaatggacttgagcttgtagagcgcttttctagtcttctgactactcaaagcgcttttacatcacaggtcacacccacacattcacacactgatggtagaggtttctatgtaaagtgaccatcagcaactaatccattcatacacatttataacccctacaaagataaaaaaaaaaaaaaaaaaatccatatacTTAAAAATTAAACCTATACCAAGAAAAATTACGTAACCTCTGCATGAATAAGAATAGAAACCTGGGCTACTTCAAACAGTTAAATTAGATCTGTACTAATAAGActaaatgtaaattctggttggttgtttttgttttggatttagaaaatttcaaaaaaatcgGAGTAtcaaaaaagaccaagtacttttgagttttctgtttttatctttcatcactagaagtacactgatttactgATTTACTGCAACGCAGCATTCATGTTGCAAGGTACAAAAATATGATATAccatgtctgatgaagggcCGCATCCACTACTTAAACTTTCCCAGATATGCGTgcctttttgattttatttgtacaaAAATACATAATCTCTACAATAAATACTTCATAAAGatatgttaaatgtttgaattagaaaagctgtgattttaaaaacctgtttttctttctctcaattGATTAACACACCCCTTCTTCTGTTCCTGCTTCAGATCATTTGCAACATAACCCGCTCGTCAGTCAAATGAAGGTTTCTTAAAAAGGAACGTATTACTTCAAAACCAGAAAGCCCCGAGTTACTTCTTTGCCTGAAATGAACACACAGCATGACCGTAatcaacaggaaacattttgaaatgcagCCGTTTCGCTCAGCCTGGTTTTCCCACCTGTAAAGAGAATGCAAGGATTGCAAGAGAAATGGTGATAGTTGCTGCCATGGTGACGACAACAGCCGAGGTCTGGTGGAAGGAGGCGACGGTTCCCACCATGTACGAAAAGCTCACAGTGATCACAACCTGCAGGCACAAAGCATAAAGCATCAAACACAATCAACCATCTACATGTTATATATTAACAGATTCATTCATCTCATCATGTCGAGAtaacaaagcttgttttctgTTGATATCAGGATAACTTTCTGGACATCTAGAAAACTAACAACAGTctggttgtgttttatttctctcttgttgtctcctATTGTCCCCTTTCTTTACGATTGTAAAGCGTCCTTGAGATTCTTGAAAGGCGCTTTATAAATCAAAactattattttattgttatgattattattatagtcctgaacacacacaagcCATGCTGCCATTTCCCAAACGAGGACGTATGATAAACATATTTCTACTTTTTGCTTTGTGCTTTCTCTACTCTCAACAAAACTGGAAAGTCCCCGTCTTCATGGGGAAAAAGAGTGTATAAAAAGTATGTATGCATGTCCTTTTAGGGTTTCTGTACAGTTATACATGTTACATATAAAAGatcagtcatcagtggtcattgATGACctttttttcaatgaaaaatcaaattAGTCGAGATCTCAAGAAGTGTAAATTAGTCATTATCACGGGAAATAAAAAGTATGGATGGATGTCTATCTAGGGCTTCCATGAATCTAGACAATATCGTTCTTTACAGATAACCACATTAGCTTCAGTGCTTCAAAAAGAGACTCCAGTTTCTGTGATGATATTTATATTAAATAGAACTTATTCTATTTAGAGACAAAAGTAGATTTGTACATATCTTCTGAGTGAACTTCCAACCCCCGTATTGT from the Labrus bergylta chromosome 4, fLabBer1.1, whole genome shotgun sequence genome contains:
- the parp2 gene encoding poly [ADP-ribose] polymerase 2 codes for the protein MRRKRMSRNKSQKAEEDEEEVQSKTVWQWKGDNGQWEPYLPSVCALLDSAVSSGQTSVTVTLGAGTAYQVDLKQMFQINPVTKYKRKIRSQTVKAESADDTGDIAAQNVMPDEVKEEEEDTKEQPAAKRRRGQSKKESKTKAEKMPKEEIKSEETEVVKTVIMKGKAPVDPECKAKLGKAHVYCEGNDVYDTMLNQTNLQFNNNKYYLIQLLEEDNSKAYSVWLRWGRVGKVGQNSLTPFGGDLLKAKDFFKKKFLDKTKNEWEDRACFEKVAGKYDMVFMDYSTNEKEENLTTLDAAPQKRISKLDLKIQSLLEMICDIKAMEECVLEMKFDTKKAPLGKLTSEQIRAGYTALKKIEDCLKKKGSGRELLEACNQFYTRIPHDFGLKTPPMIRSEDELKEKIALLEALGDIQIAVKMVQSSGDGDEHPLDRQYSSLKCQLQALDSGCEEYTVIEKYLQSTHAPTHSDYTMTVLDIFSVDRDGESNNFLSQLHNRTLLWHGSRLSNWVGILSRGLRVAPPEAPVTGYMFGKGIYFADMSSKSANYCFANQNNHVGLLLLSEVALGDCNELLDADYEAANLPAGKHSTKGLGQTGPDPKNSVTLDGMTVPMGPGVKTKLARQNAYSLLYNEFIVYNPAQTRMRYLLRIKFNYSSLW